A stretch of the Mycobacterium sp. ITM-2016-00317 genome encodes the following:
- a CDS encoding DUF732 domain-containing protein, whose product MAKVTSAAIVGVMASAVAAAPVAHADPDTAFAAQLHTYGIYGQKDYNAWIAKIMCKRLRTGLDADPFKSAEFVHAQLNTGTTTEQAWQFVGGAVNTYCPEQIEGLRLATQ is encoded by the coding sequence ATGGCGAAGGTGACGTCCGCAGCGATCGTCGGTGTGATGGCGTCGGCAGTCGCCGCTGCGCCCGTGGCGCACGCCGATCCCGATACGGCGTTCGCCGCGCAGTTGCACACCTACGGCATCTACGGGCAGAAGGACTACAACGCCTGGATTGCCAAGATCATGTGCAAACGCCTGCGCACCGGCCTTGATGCAGACCCCTTCAAATCGGCCGAATTCGTCCACGCGCAACTCAACACCGGCACCACCACCGAACAGGCCTGGCAGTTCGTCGGCGGCGCGGTAAACACCTACTGCCCGGAGCAGATCGAGGGGTTACGCCTTGCCACGCAATAG
- a CDS encoding TetR family transcriptional regulator → MILRADAARNRELLLAAAEEEFAERGPAASVADIARRAGVAKGTVFRHFASKEDLIASIVCAHTAALTAAARRLADAADPGAALLEFLTIAADQRQRHDLTFLQSASESDPRVTEVRKELQTALGTLVDRAHDAGALRPDVSTMDVFLLMCAPVHVVENLAAPAPLLWQRYLAIIFDGLRPEGAHPLPQPGPALP, encoded by the coding sequence GTGATTCTCCGTGCGGATGCGGCCCGTAACCGCGAGCTGTTACTGGCCGCGGCAGAGGAGGAGTTTGCCGAGCGGGGCCCGGCCGCCTCGGTCGCCGACATCGCCCGCCGGGCCGGTGTCGCGAAGGGCACAGTGTTCCGGCACTTCGCCTCCAAAGAGGATCTGATCGCGTCCATCGTCTGCGCCCATACCGCGGCCCTCACCGCTGCCGCGCGTCGGCTGGCAGACGCGGCCGACCCAGGGGCAGCCCTACTGGAATTCCTGACGATCGCGGCAGACCAACGCCAACGGCATGATCTGACATTTCTTCAGTCGGCCAGCGAGAGTGATCCGCGGGTCACGGAGGTGCGCAAGGAGCTGCAGACCGCACTGGGGACGCTCGTCGACCGCGCCCACGACGCGGGCGCGCTCCGGCCGGATGTCAGCACGATGGACGTCTTCCTGTTGATGTGCGCGCCGGTGCACGTCGTCGAGAACCTCGCTGCCCCAGCACCTCTGCTGTGGCAGCGCTACCTCGCCATCATCTTCGACGGGTTGCGCCCGGAGGGGGCGCATCCACTCCCCCAACCGGGCCCCGCGCTTCCCTGA
- a CDS encoding SDR family NAD(P)-dependent oxidoreductase: MKLQGATALVTGANRGIGHHFAEELLRRGAKVYATARRPESVDLPGAEVLRLDITDQSSVDAAAERAGDVDVLVNNAADTAGGNLVTGDLAAIRSTMDSNYYGTLAMIRAFAPILARNGGGAILNVLSAVAWNTVEGNTAYAAAKSAEWGLTNGVRVELERQGTLVTALVPGLVGTQTLFDFAERNGIQFPDGAVIDPADLVRLALDGLEAGEIEIMDPLAIEAKATLSGPPRALAL; this comes from the coding sequence ATGAAGTTGCAAGGCGCGACCGCGCTCGTGACCGGTGCCAATCGGGGGATCGGTCACCACTTCGCGGAGGAACTCCTCCGGCGCGGTGCCAAGGTGTACGCGACGGCACGTCGGCCCGAGTCGGTGGACCTGCCCGGCGCCGAGGTGCTGCGACTCGACATCACCGACCAGTCGTCGGTCGACGCGGCCGCCGAGCGTGCCGGTGATGTCGACGTCCTGGTCAACAATGCCGCCGACACCGCGGGCGGAAACCTCGTCACCGGTGATCTCGCCGCCATCCGCTCGACCATGGACTCGAACTACTACGGCACACTCGCGATGATTCGGGCATTCGCACCGATCCTGGCCCGCAACGGCGGCGGCGCCATCCTCAACGTATTGTCCGCTGTTGCGTGGAACACCGTCGAGGGCAACACCGCCTATGCCGCAGCCAAATCCGCAGAGTGGGGACTGACCAATGGCGTGCGCGTCGAACTGGAACGCCAAGGCACCCTCGTCACTGCTCTGGTGCCCGGACTGGTCGGAACGCAGACGCTTTTCGATTTCGCCGAGCGCAATGGCATCCAGTTCCCCGACGGCGCTGTGATCGATCCCGCCGACCTGGTGCGGTTGGCGCTCGACGGCCTTGAGGCCGGCGAGATCGAGATCATGGACCCTCTGGCGATCGAGGCTAAGGCGACGCTGTCGGGACCGCCCAGGGCTTTGGCGCTCTAG
- a CDS encoding DUF5078 domain-containing protein — MPRNRFAGAGLAVIAAVSTLTLTPALANADATDEYPIPSNMLRTTCTVDQYMAAVRDTNPVYYERYMIDYKNKSPEVQRWTRDRITWFFSMDFAGRCAYSEETATNAFYEQLAWNWPNWAKLFFNNKGVVAHGTKNCAKYPPADPGVWTW, encoded by the coding sequence TTGCCACGCAATAGATTCGCCGGTGCCGGCCTGGCCGTCATCGCCGCGGTCTCCACGCTGACGCTGACCCCGGCCCTCGCGAATGCCGATGCCACCGACGAGTATCCGATCCCGAGCAATATGCTCAGAACCACCTGCACCGTCGACCAGTACATGGCCGCCGTGCGCGACACCAACCCGGTGTACTACGAGCGTTACATGATCGACTACAAGAACAAGTCCCCCGAGGTTCAGCGGTGGACGCGGGATCGCATCACCTGGTTCTTCTCGATGGACTTCGCGGGGCGGTGCGCCTATTCGGAGGAGACGGCCACCAACGCCTTCTACGAGCAGCTCGCCTGGAACTGGCCGAACTGGGCCAAGCTGTTCTTCAACAACAAGGGCGTTGTCGCGCACGGCACCAAGAACTGCGCGAAGTATCCGCCCGCCGATCCCGGCGTCTGGACGTGGTAG
- a CDS encoding RND family transporter, whose product MSAHSADARTGPIVTAGSAPHETAHFGRIARVFRKLAIPIILVWIGIAAFLNISVPQLEAVGKMRSVSMSPEEAPAVIATERMGEVFEEYESNSSVMIVLEGEEKLGDDTRRYYSELIERLEADTVHVEHVQDLWSDPLTASGVQSGDGKAVYVQANLAGNQGEALANESIAAVKNIVEDMQAPDGVSVFVTGSAAMTAEQEEASHGSMRLVEALTFLVIIIMLLIIFRSIMTTVMIIGMVVVSLLTVRGAVAFLGYHDIIGLSTFATGLLVTLAIAISVDYAIFLVGRYQEARGSGEDRESAYYTMFGGTAHVIVGSGLTIAGATFCLSFTRLPYFQTLGVPLAIGMLVLIVTAMTFGAAMVTVAGRFMDPKRSMRIRGWRKVGAAVVRWPGPILITTIAVSLIGLLALPGYKTSYNDRLYLPDDISSNQGYAAAERHFSPARLNPEMLMIESNRDLRNPADFLVIEKIAKAIFQVDGIGRVQTITRPDGTPIENTTIPYAISQQGTLQRLNEKYNADRTADMSNQVAEMQKTIENMDKMNAITVEMADTTSKMVSSMDGMVLNIEELRDNIANFDDFFRPIRNYLYWEPHCYNIPMCWSIRSVFDVIDGMDVMTSDMNEMMPQMHRLNELMPQMVAIMPEMKQTMVSMKEMMLTMQQTQQGMQEQQRIMQETSTEMGKAFNDAMNDDSFYLPSEAFDNPDFARGLEQFLSPNGHAVRFIINHEGDPMSAAGIERIDAIKTAAARAIKGTPFEGSTIYLGGTAATFKDMADGTKYDLMIAGIAAIGLIFLIMLFLTRAIVAAAVIVGTVILSLGASFGVSVLLWQHILGIELHWMVLPMAVIILLAVGADYNLLVVARLKEEIHAGLKTGMIRTMGGSGSTVTAAGMVFAFTMMVMTVSDLTIMGQVGTTIGLGLLFDTLVIRSFMMPSVAALLGRWFWWPQHVRSRPKPQPWPPIQRQPQEALL is encoded by the coding sequence GTGAGCGCGCACAGCGCCGATGCGCGCACCGGCCCTATCGTCACTGCCGGTTCGGCACCCCACGAGACAGCGCATTTCGGCCGCATCGCCCGCGTCTTCCGCAAGCTCGCGATCCCGATCATCCTGGTCTGGATCGGCATCGCCGCCTTCCTGAACATCTCGGTGCCACAGCTCGAAGCCGTCGGCAAAATGCGGTCGGTGTCGATGAGTCCCGAAGAGGCGCCCGCAGTCATCGCCACCGAGCGCATGGGTGAAGTCTTCGAAGAGTACGAGTCGAACAGCTCGGTGATGATCGTGCTGGAGGGGGAGGAGAAGCTGGGTGACGACACCCGGCGCTACTACTCCGAGCTGATCGAGAGACTGGAAGCCGACACCGTCCACGTCGAGCATGTCCAGGACCTGTGGAGTGATCCGCTGACCGCGTCAGGCGTGCAGAGTGGCGACGGCAAGGCCGTCTACGTCCAGGCGAACCTGGCCGGCAACCAGGGCGAGGCGCTGGCCAACGAGTCCATCGCGGCGGTGAAGAACATCGTCGAGGACATGCAGGCGCCTGACGGGGTCTCCGTGTTCGTCACCGGCTCCGCGGCGATGACGGCCGAACAGGAGGAAGCCAGCCACGGCAGCATGCGTCTGGTGGAGGCGCTGACCTTCCTCGTCATCATCATCATGTTGCTGATCATCTTCCGGTCGATCATGACGACGGTGATGATCATCGGCATGGTCGTGGTCAGCCTGCTGACGGTCCGCGGCGCGGTGGCCTTCCTCGGATACCACGACATCATCGGTCTCTCCACCTTCGCAACCGGCCTGCTGGTCACCCTGGCGATCGCGATCTCTGTCGACTACGCCATCTTCCTCGTCGGTCGCTATCAGGAGGCCAGGGGCAGTGGCGAGGACCGAGAGTCGGCCTACTACACCATGTTCGGCGGTACCGCACACGTCATCGTCGGTTCCGGCCTGACGATCGCCGGTGCCACGTTCTGCCTCAGCTTCACCAGGTTGCCGTACTTCCAGACCCTCGGCGTGCCACTGGCCATCGGCATGCTGGTGCTGATCGTCACGGCCATGACGTTCGGTGCGGCAATGGTCACCGTGGCGGGCCGGTTCATGGATCCGAAGCGCTCGATGCGGATCCGGGGTTGGCGCAAGGTGGGTGCGGCCGTCGTGCGGTGGCCGGGGCCCATTCTGATCACCACCATCGCCGTGTCCCTGATCGGCCTGTTGGCACTGCCCGGCTACAAGACCAGCTACAACGACCGGCTGTATCTACCCGATGACATCAGCTCCAACCAGGGGTACGCGGCCGCCGAGCGGCACTTCTCCCCGGCGCGGCTGAACCCCGAGATGCTGATGATCGAAAGCAATCGGGACCTGCGAAATCCGGCCGACTTCCTGGTCATCGAGAAAATCGCCAAAGCCATCTTCCAGGTCGACGGCATCGGACGGGTGCAGACGATCACCCGGCCGGACGGCACCCCGATCGAGAACACCACGATCCCGTATGCGATCAGCCAGCAGGGCACCCTGCAGCGGCTCAACGAAAAGTACAACGCCGACCGCACCGCCGACATGTCCAATCAGGTCGCGGAGATGCAGAAGACGATCGAGAACATGGACAAGATGAACGCCATCACCGTCGAGATGGCAGACACCACCAGCAAGATGGTGTCGTCCATGGACGGCATGGTGCTCAACATCGAAGAGTTGCGCGACAACATCGCCAACTTCGACGACTTCTTCCGCCCGATACGGAACTACCTCTACTGGGAACCGCACTGCTACAACATCCCGATGTGCTGGTCGATCCGTTCGGTATTCGACGTCATCGACGGCATGGACGTGATGACCTCGGACATGAACGAGATGATGCCGCAGATGCACCGGCTCAACGAGCTGATGCCGCAGATGGTCGCGATCATGCCCGAGATGAAGCAGACCATGGTGAGCATGAAAGAGATGATGCTGACCATGCAGCAGACCCAGCAGGGTATGCAGGAACAACAACGCATCATGCAGGAAACCTCGACCGAAATGGGCAAGGCCTTCAACGATGCGATGAACGACGACTCGTTCTACCTTCCTTCGGAGGCGTTCGACAACCCGGATTTCGCAAGGGGTTTGGAGCAGTTCCTGTCGCCGAACGGGCATGCTGTGCGGTTCATCATCAACCACGAGGGTGATCCGATGTCGGCCGCGGGCATCGAGCGGATCGATGCGATCAAGACCGCTGCCGCGCGGGCGATCAAGGGCACGCCGTTCGAAGGCTCGACGATCTACCTGGGCGGAACCGCGGCCACGTTCAAGGACATGGCCGACGGAACCAAATATGACCTGATGATCGCCGGGATCGCCGCGATCGGCCTGATCTTCCTGATCATGCTCTTCCTGACCCGTGCGATCGTGGCTGCCGCGGTGATCGTCGGTACCGTGATCCTCTCCCTGGGCGCATCGTTCGGCGTATCAGTGCTGCTGTGGCAGCACATCCTCGGCATCGAGTTGCACTGGATGGTGCTGCCGATGGCGGTGATCATCCTGCTGGCGGTGGGGGCGGACTACAACCTGTTGGTCGTCGCCCGCCTGAAGGAGGAGATCCACGCCGGACTGAAGACCGGCATGATCCGGACGATGGGCGGCAGCGGTTCGACGGTGACCGCGGCCGGCATGGTGTTCGCCTTCACGATGATGGTGATGACGGTCAGCGACCTGACGATCATGGGTCAGGTCGGCACCACCATCGGCCTGGGCCTGTTGTTCGACACCCTGGTGATCCGCTCGTTCATGATGCCCTCTGTCGCAGCACTTCTGGGCAGATGGTTCTGGTGGCCGCAGCACGTCCGGTCCCGGCCGAAACCGCAGCCCTGGCCGCCGATTCAACGTCAGCCGCAGGAGGCACTGCTGTGA
- a CDS encoding plasma-membrane proton-efflux P-type ATPase, with translation MQQADDALSKNPLEQVLSELDSSAHGLTTDEAQRRQQQYGANEIAERRRNPVLAFLAYFWAPIPWMIEAALVLSLLARHWADAAIIAVLLVMNGLVGFVEEHQAANAIDALRQRLATSARALRDGVWVTVELRDLVPGDVVRVRLGDVVPADLRVLDDTTVEVDQSALTGESLAVSRGRGEVLYSGSVLVRGETDAVVYATGASSFMGRTTSLVQTAGTVSHFQQAVLRIGNYLIVLSAALVALTVVVSLIRGNAVLETLEFALVVTIASVPVALPAVLSVTMAVGARKLARHQAVVSHLPAVEELGGVDVLCSDKTGTLTENRLTVAESWVALAVDDADLLRAAASASRAEDNDPIDMAVLGTAGQMPPPVAEDFTPFDPVTKRTEATIRGDDGRTVKVSKGAPQVIGALCAHDSATNQVGEVVERFAERGYRSLGVARTDDQGDWRLLGVVALADPPRDDSPATIRAAQQLGVEVKMVTGDQAAIGREIARRVGLGDRIVDAAALDTAKNDDALAAQVAAADGFAQVFPEHKYRIVRLLQARGHIVGMTGDGVNDAPALKQADAGIAVAGATEAARAAADVVLLAPGLSVIVDAIRQAREIFARMTNYATYRIAETIRVLLLITLSIVVLNFFPVTAVMIVFLALLNDAAILTIAYDRVRGSDQPVSWDMRRVLTIATTLGVMGVVETFLLLAIAHSAFGLDEDLIRTLIYLKLSVSGHLTVFVTRTRGTFWSRPGPAPVLLVAVIATQVIATLIAVYGVLMTPLGWAWAGVVWGYALVWFLVEDRAKLAAQHWLDRRPVRSESR, from the coding sequence ATGCAGCAGGCCGACGACGCGTTGTCCAAGAACCCGCTGGAACAGGTGCTGAGCGAGTTGGACAGCTCGGCGCACGGGCTGACCACGGACGAGGCGCAGCGGCGACAGCAGCAGTACGGGGCCAACGAGATCGCCGAGCGCCGTCGGAATCCGGTGCTGGCATTCCTCGCATACTTCTGGGCGCCCATCCCCTGGATGATCGAAGCGGCACTGGTGTTGTCGCTGCTCGCGCGGCATTGGGCCGACGCGGCGATCATCGCCGTGCTGCTGGTGATGAACGGGTTGGTCGGCTTCGTCGAGGAACACCAGGCGGCCAACGCCATCGACGCGCTCAGACAGCGTCTGGCCACCTCGGCGCGGGCATTGCGGGACGGCGTGTGGGTGACCGTGGAGCTGCGGGATCTGGTGCCCGGGGATGTCGTGCGGGTTCGACTGGGCGACGTGGTGCCCGCCGATCTGCGGGTGCTCGACGACACGACGGTCGAGGTGGACCAGTCCGCGCTGACCGGGGAGTCACTGGCGGTGTCCCGCGGCCGCGGTGAGGTGCTCTACTCGGGGTCGGTACTCGTGCGCGGTGAAACCGACGCCGTCGTCTACGCCACCGGGGCCTCGTCGTTCATGGGGCGCACGACCTCATTGGTGCAGACTGCGGGCACCGTCAGCCACTTCCAACAAGCGGTGCTGCGCATCGGCAACTACCTCATCGTGCTGTCAGCGGCCCTGGTGGCACTGACGGTCGTGGTGTCGCTGATCCGTGGCAATGCGGTGTTGGAGACACTGGAGTTCGCCCTGGTCGTCACGATCGCGTCGGTGCCGGTCGCGCTCCCCGCGGTGCTGTCGGTCACCATGGCCGTCGGTGCCCGGAAGCTGGCCCGCCACCAGGCCGTCGTCAGTCACCTGCCCGCGGTCGAGGAACTCGGCGGGGTGGATGTGCTGTGTTCGGACAAGACCGGCACGCTCACCGAGAACCGACTGACGGTGGCGGAGTCCTGGGTGGCGCTCGCGGTCGATGACGCCGACCTACTGCGGGCCGCGGCCTCGGCCTCACGCGCGGAGGACAACGATCCCATCGACATGGCCGTGCTGGGGACCGCCGGCCAGATGCCACCGCCTGTGGCCGAGGACTTCACCCCGTTCGATCCGGTCACCAAGCGCACCGAGGCGACGATTCGCGGCGACGACGGTCGCACTGTCAAGGTCAGCAAGGGCGCCCCGCAGGTCATCGGCGCGCTGTGTGCGCACGACTCCGCCACGAATCAGGTCGGTGAGGTGGTCGAGCGGTTCGCCGAGCGCGGCTACCGGTCGTTGGGCGTGGCGCGCACCGACGATCAGGGCGACTGGCGCCTGTTGGGTGTGGTGGCCCTTGCCGACCCACCCCGGGACGACTCCCCCGCGACCATTCGCGCGGCGCAGCAGCTCGGCGTCGAGGTCAAGATGGTCACCGGCGACCAGGCCGCCATCGGCCGCGAGATCGCCCGCCGGGTCGGTCTGGGCGATCGCATCGTGGACGCCGCCGCGTTGGACACCGCCAAGAACGACGATGCCTTGGCCGCGCAGGTGGCCGCGGCCGACGGCTTCGCCCAGGTGTTTCCGGAACACAAGTACCGCATCGTGCGACTGCTGCAGGCGCGTGGGCACATCGTGGGGATGACGGGCGACGGAGTCAACGACGCGCCGGCCCTGAAACAGGCCGACGCCGGCATCGCGGTGGCCGGAGCGACCGAGGCCGCCCGCGCCGCCGCCGACGTGGTGCTGCTTGCGCCGGGACTGTCGGTGATCGTGGACGCGATCCGTCAGGCCAGAGAGATCTTCGCCCGGATGACCAATTACGCCACTTACCGCATCGCCGAGACCATCCGGGTGCTGCTGTTGATCACGTTGTCGATCGTGGTCCTGAACTTCTTTCCGGTCACCGCGGTGATGATCGTGTTCCTGGCGCTTCTCAACGACGCCGCGATCCTGACGATCGCCTACGACCGTGTTCGGGGCTCGGACCAACCTGTCTCCTGGGACATGCGTCGCGTGCTCACCATCGCCACCACGCTGGGCGTGATGGGTGTCGTCGAGACCTTCCTGCTGTTGGCGATAGCGCACTCCGCCTTCGGGCTCGACGAGGACCTGATCCGCACTCTGATCTACCTGAAATTGTCGGTGTCGGGACACCTGACGGTATTCGTCACCCGTACCCGCGGGACATTCTGGTCGCGGCCGGGCCCGGCGCCGGTACTGCTCGTCGCGGTGATCGCCACCCAGGTGATCGCCACACTGATCGCGGTCTACGGAGTGTTGATGACCCCGCTGGGTTGGGCGTGGGCCGGGGTCGTCTGGGGCTATGCCCTGGTCTGGTTCCTCGTCGAGGACCGGGCCAAGCTCGCCGCGCAGCACTGGCTGGACCGCCGGCCCGTCCGTTCGGAATCGAGATGA
- a CDS encoding helix-turn-helix domain-containing protein: MLEAAVAQFAEHGVSGTTFQMIADSIGVGKASVYYQFRSKEDIVAAAAQPMFDDMARVVAIAEAVPDTGTRREITISGLIETIVRHRRLAAVLNGDPALEHLIQSRGDLTDLVDRLTNLLLGGDQGPAG, translated from the coding sequence GTGCTGGAGGCCGCGGTGGCGCAGTTCGCTGAACACGGTGTCAGCGGCACCACCTTCCAGATGATCGCCGACAGCATCGGCGTCGGTAAGGCGTCGGTCTACTACCAGTTCCGCTCCAAGGAAGACATCGTCGCGGCCGCCGCTCAGCCCATGTTCGACGATATGGCTCGCGTGGTGGCGATCGCGGAGGCTGTCCCGGATACCGGCACCCGCCGGGAGATCACCATCAGCGGGCTCATCGAGACAATCGTGCGGCACCGCCGACTGGCAGCCGTCCTCAACGGTGATCCGGCCCTGGAGCATCTGATCCAGTCCCGCGGGGACCTCACCGATCTGGTCGACCGTCTCACCAACTTGCTACTCGGCGGCGATCAGGGGCCGGCCGGGTAG
- a CDS encoding thiamine pyrophosphate-dependent enzyme, whose translation MTDQGLTWHKAVDAGDLDEGEVTTCPVGLKTVALTRLDGRYGAIDNRCPHQGGPLGQGTLENDKIRCPWHGFDFDPFTGEAAGGPDFNVRTYPVDARADGVYVGVPEPAPHVRTVSDVLVETMTNWGVDTVFGMVGHSNLGIAEAMHRAETTGKIRYFGIRHEGAAAFAAAAYGKLTGRPAACLGIAGPGSTNLLTGLYDAKSDRAPVLALSGNVDSSVAGKGAFQDIDLLAAFADVSVYSAMVRSGSDHAELMTMALKHAIIDRGVGHLVLPDEVQILAAPAASTSGPEGRMPDLRVSPPPASVGQALELIRTATRPLVVVGAGAKFDMPAIIALAERLNAPVLTTFKAKGQISDAHPLACGVLGRSGTPVASWMMNKADLLLVFGASFSNHTGISPYKPIIQVDTDPMMLGRFRPVTVPVLGDAGVSAAALLDGLHPNSALVDQRPEVAERWSVWRTEKTRRAVKHLDGRVAAATVFEELNRLVPPNAVLTVDVGNHAYSFGRYFEASEQSVLMSGYLGSIGFGFPAAMGAWAAAPDRPIVAITGDGGFGQYLADFTTAVKYDMNITHILLNNGELAKISEEQRSAEYAVWQTSLQNPDFAAYARNCGGYGRRVTDPRDLGHAISEALSHPGPAMVEILTDPATH comes from the coding sequence GTGACTGACCAAGGTCTCACCTGGCACAAGGCCGTCGACGCCGGAGATCTCGACGAGGGCGAAGTGACCACCTGCCCGGTCGGACTCAAGACAGTCGCGCTGACCAGACTCGACGGCCGTTACGGTGCCATCGACAACCGGTGTCCCCATCAGGGTGGCCCGCTTGGTCAGGGCACCCTCGAGAACGACAAGATCCGTTGCCCGTGGCACGGTTTCGACTTCGATCCGTTCACCGGCGAGGCCGCAGGTGGCCCCGACTTCAATGTCCGCACCTACCCCGTCGATGCTCGCGCGGACGGCGTCTACGTGGGTGTACCTGAACCCGCCCCGCACGTGCGTACGGTGAGTGACGTTCTGGTCGAGACCATGACCAACTGGGGCGTCGACACGGTCTTCGGCATGGTCGGCCACTCGAACCTCGGCATCGCCGAGGCCATGCATCGCGCCGAAACCACCGGGAAGATCCGGTATTTCGGCATCCGCCACGAGGGTGCCGCAGCATTCGCAGCTGCCGCCTACGGAAAGCTGACCGGCAGGCCCGCCGCATGCTTGGGTATCGCCGGTCCAGGCTCCACGAACTTGCTGACCGGCCTCTACGACGCGAAATCCGACCGCGCACCGGTTCTGGCCCTATCCGGGAACGTCGATTCCTCCGTGGCGGGCAAGGGCGCGTTCCAGGACATCGATCTGCTCGCGGCATTCGCCGACGTGTCGGTGTACTCGGCGATGGTGCGTTCTGGCTCCGACCATGCGGAGCTGATGACGATGGCCCTCAAGCACGCCATCATCGATCGCGGAGTAGGCCATCTCGTGCTGCCCGACGAAGTGCAGATCCTCGCGGCCCCCGCCGCATCGACCTCCGGCCCAGAAGGCCGCATGCCCGACCTTCGGGTGTCTCCCCCGCCGGCCTCGGTCGGCCAGGCCCTCGAGTTGATTCGCACCGCGACCAGACCGCTTGTCGTCGTCGGTGCCGGCGCGAAGTTCGACATGCCGGCGATCATCGCACTGGCCGAACGGCTGAATGCGCCGGTGCTGACCACTTTTAAAGCCAAGGGGCAGATCTCGGACGCCCACCCCCTCGCCTGCGGCGTGCTGGGCCGGTCCGGTACACCGGTCGCATCGTGGATGATGAACAAGGCCGACCTTCTGCTGGTATTCGGCGCGTCCTTCTCGAATCACACCGGGATATCGCCGTACAAGCCGATCATCCAGGTGGACACCGACCCCATGATGCTGGGCCGGTTCCGCCCCGTCACGGTGCCGGTACTCGGTGATGCGGGGGTCAGCGCCGCCGCCCTTCTCGACGGCCTCCACCCGAACTCCGCGCTGGTGGATCAGCGTCCGGAGGTTGCCGAACGTTGGTCGGTGTGGCGCACGGAAAAGACCCGGCGTGCGGTCAAGCATCTAGACGGCCGAGTCGCTGCCGCAACCGTATTCGAAGAGCTCAACCGACTGGTACCGCCGAATGCGGTACTGACGGTGGACGTCGGCAATCACGCCTACTCGTTCGGTCGGTACTTCGAAGCCTCAGAACAATCGGTGCTGATGTCCGGGTATCTCGGATCCATCGGCTTCGGATTCCCTGCGGCGATGGGCGCCTGGGCCGCCGCACCGGACCGTCCCATCGTCGCCATCACCGGCGACGGCGGCTTCGGTCAGTACCTCGCCGACTTCACCACCGCAGTGAAGTACGACATGAACATCACGCACATCCTGCTCAACAACGGTGAACTCGCGAAGATCAGCGAGGAACAGCGCAGCGCCGAATACGCGGTCTGGCAGACCTCTCTGCAGAACCCGGACTTCGCCGCGTACGCACGCAACTGCGGCGGCTACGGCAGACGCGTCACCGATCCACGGGATCTCGGTCACGCGATCTCCGAGGCGCTCAGCCACCCGGGGCCGGCCATGGTCGAGATCCTGACTGATCCGGCCACACACTAG